Within Diospyros lotus cultivar Yz01 chromosome 15, ASM1463336v1, whole genome shotgun sequence, the genomic segment atcactcatcgatactatacaatttttcttggctatctagggtccggggtactccctctgactgattcggtcgtccaaagctgtgttagtgtaccctatagtcttatttttttcgaaattccatttatgccctttatcaaatatcgttTTTTGtcctcaaattattcccgggtattacaaggAAGGGGTGGGCAGTCGTTGGGCCTGGGCAGTGGGCCCTTACAAGAGGGAAGTTTGGGCCCCTAAATAGTTAATTTTTCGTGGGACCTGAGGCAACCGCCTCATGggcctcatggaaggtccgGCCCAGTCTAGGGTCCAATTGTTAAGAAATTTGTTGTTTTgctatttgattttgttttgatgatgaaaaacttcatttgattaatcaaatattatGCATCCATCTTTTATAGAATGATTTTTCATAGGTgcaactaaattattttatccattATAATTAAGCACCATACTAAAAATTATCTaatgctaaaataaattttcaatatttttgatAACATTTAGAAAACCaagtttttgttattaaaataaatttttttatatttgatctATCAAAATTGGCTATATAGCATTTGAACATCAAATCcatgtttttaaatttcaaagcCAAACTATCAATCGTTTTACTCAAACTGGTCAACCATTTTCCCTTGAGGTGTTGATCGGCTTTCAAGGCCTATTAACCGATTTTATACAAGCTCTTAACTAGCCTCAATTGATAGTTACTGCATAAAAATTGGTCAATTGTTTTTTTCCATTACTTAAGTTTTACATTAAATGATCGACTGTTTTTATGAGCTTGTTAATCGTTTTCATCGTAGATTTCTTTGATGGCTATTTTTTGTAAGCTTTAAATGCTCCCACTGGCTACCATAATGATTCATTAAATTCAAActctaaagaaaaaaataaataaagccCAAGGAAGCTCTGGAAGGGGTTAACGAAATAGTTCAAGTGCTCAAATTGATCTCTCATCTTtttacttaaaagaaaaaattagaaagtaatttctaataaataatataaaaaaattagagttgCCAATAGATCAGTTGACCTAATGATCCAACCCAAACTCGACACGAAATTAGTGGGTTTGGTCGACTGTTAACAAGTTTTGGTCATTATTAGGTCGACCCGATAAGAGCTTATAGAATTGGGTTGATAATAGGTCAACTCAAAAAAATTTGGAATCAACTTGATAACAAGACATGTTTAAATGGGTCGACACAAAacccaaaatcaaaattgatcCGTGATGAtcccactacaaaaaaatcaaattttagcggcgattttaatTGCCGCAAAGTGATTTTACTGTGGTTTTCAGCAACACTGGAGTAACCACcgcaaagttatattttttgcagcggtttaAGAACCATCGCAAAATAATAGATTCTGCAGCGGTTGGTAACATTTAGCAGAGGTTTCAGaaccgtcactaaaaaatgCTAAAATCATTGAACTTTAGCGACGATTCTGAAATTGTCGTTTCTGGCGCACGCGCATGGCTTGCGGTTGTGTCTTGTCACACGCTTGCGCGGGTAACCGTTCGTCTCGCCGCCCTATGCACCATGTGACTGCATGTCCGCTGACCACATGGCAATGCTGGAATTTTATTCCAGCTTTTCCCTAGTTTCAATCCCAACTAGACCTCTCATACGCGCGCGCACGGGAAGCTAACTGATCTACACAGCTTCCTTATTATATACTcacgcatattaattatatactaattcaaccactatttttcataattatattttatattttttaatataaattaaaaataaatttaaaaaattgattaattgatcaaatttaaaataaataaattgaattaaattaaataaattatttgattaaaaataaaaaaaagagtttaatatattttttaaaatttatttttataaattatcaaaattttatatatttttaatatgaatattaatttattttctaaaattttgtgacggttctccaaaatcgccacaaatgttaattttattttattttttaattattaaattatttttagattcaaaatttaattttttaataaatttttcgaCAGTTCTTCAAAACCTtctcaaatgttaatttaatttaattttttaattattaattttttttctaaattttgtgacaattttaaaaaattgctgtaaaatttaatttttattttttaactattaaattatttttaaaattttatgataatatttcaaaaattgctgtaaaatttaaattttaataaattttgcagccatttttcaaaatcgccacaaatgttgatttaatttaatttttaattattaaattatttttaaaatttaaaggcaattttttgaaaattatcgcaatatttaattttaaaattttgcaacaattttttaaaacaactacaaaatgttaaagaaaccgtcgcaaaatatcatgttttgcGTCGGTTTTTAAAATTgtagtaaaatatcaatttttttgtagtgtcctttaattaaaatatctattaattttcaaaatacccaTCAATAACTTTTTCAATTTCCATTCTTTCACTTTCTACTTATATTCATATGTTTTTGTTATTAGTATTTTGATTATCTTCTAAGTTATATCATAAATGATGGATGTACTATTTTTAGTtcatgtttatattattttgaattattcagAAGAATGGAACGAATCTAatcatttaatttgtaatttgtgtgttattttatttaatttatttttagctttaatattttgattagtatttaaatttaaataggaACTTAAACAAGTTAATGGGTTAATCTGATGTGTATATGTTAACcttaacatatatttaatagATTAACTTGTTTATCTATATAGTTAATATGTCCAAATTTTGCTAGATAATTCTTGACCTAATAACCTAACTGATCATTATATTCGGCTTAAGTCTTAACATATCATGACCCATTAGTGACTCGATTCGAACTTGACTTGTTTAATTACTTGTTTTGACAccctacaaaaaataaaattccataACTATATTTACGTTAttccaaaaataaaacttaactTGGGAAgcaattttagataaaaaaaaaaatgtaattccAGGAAAAGATATCATacttatatttatctttattcaaaaaataaaacttaactTGGAAAGGTTTttctaatataaaatataaaatataaaccatAAAATTTCAAGATAAGAAATGACATCATATCTGTATTTagctttttcaaaaaataaaactcaactTAGAAAGgaatttctataaaaaataaaatttaattaaatgatttcataactatatttatgtttatttcaaaaaaaaaaaaaaacttaactaaggaagcaatttcagataaaaaatataattccaGGAAAAGATACcacatttatatttatcttcattcaaaaaataaaactaaacttaTAAAGGGTTGAGCTaacttatcttgattaatatatatgtcaACAAATAAACACACCAAAGCAGTGATATGTTCATGATTATATATGTAAAATGTAAAgttgcagaaattaaaatacatatatctGTTCTATAAAGTCCCaaaaagaaacatatatatgtaaataaactgacaaatataagataaaatatccACTTATTATATATTCCAAGCAGCTGCTGCACTTGACGAGCCTCCCATTGCATCCTTGATCTTATTCACAGTGGCGGTGACAAAGGTGTTGATAGTAGTAACTGAGTCAAGATAGAGTCTCGTAGTTGGAGAAGTATCAACTAAGATCTGAAATTGTGCTGTCACGACAGATCCACAACCAAGTTGACCACTTTCAATATTTCCATCCGGAACTATGGCAAATCCAGACGGAAGAATTTCCACAAGGGTCGAGTCTACACCACTTAGAACCTTGTTTATCGTAACGACATCCAGTCGTGCATAAACAACAAAGCAACCTGTAGGACCAATAATACTCTCTTGAAGTATGAACATGTTCTTAGTGGTATCACCAACAGTCTAacgcaattttcaaaaaaagaaaaaaaagaaaagagattagTTTAATGTCCAATGCTTGAAAACTAAATGGAATTGACATAATCGAATTGAAGAACTTACAATTACGCGAAACAAGGACACTTGATTACCAGTGTCACCGCCATTAGCAACGTATGCCAGTTCTTGAAGCTCTCCGCCATGAGAGAGGACATCCCACTGCATTTTTTCTCATAAGCAAAGTTTTTATAAACCAATAAGGAGAAGATGACCTATTAACTAGAAGGAATTAAGGAAGAAAATGGTTAGGCACTTTATAGTTCCTAGTACTTACTTGAGTTCGAGTGTCCTTACTACGAAGGAAATCAAACACTATATTGGGATGAACAGGAAGCTTGAATGAAATTGCAGCATTAAGCACAACACCTAAAGGGCTGCCTGAATGAGCTTCAGTATTTCTGATCATAATCCTAACATCATCATCTCCCTTTCCAAATAATGTTGTCCAAGTGTGACCCCTGGAGGCATTCATGCTGCCGCAAAAGCTTGTCACTATCCTCTCAGCTAAGTTTAACATGCTTTTTCTTCCTTCTGTGTGCAAGAAGTCATTGggattttgagtttttggttaatttaaagaattctTATTATGAGCCTAAAATAGGGAGATAATTTTGAATTACCAATGGTTTCAGAACTAGTAGTAGGAAAAGGCGGTGCCATGACACTTGCCAGACGCTCACATTGCCTATCCAAAATGGAAATCCAACTTTTCGCCCCAAATGCGAGGCCGGAGTTGACAAATGCCCTGTACATGTTGTGAACACCTCTATCATCTGCATCAACATGCTCCACCCAAGTAACCTGCAACATTTGAATTATTAGTTGACCAGTTATCTATTATTTGTggatttattttcataattgtttACTCAAATTCTAGTTACACCTTTGAATATCCATTAGGCATCTCGTGAATCAAGCATCCAGAAGGCCGTCTTCTAGAACTCACTAGTGGGAGAGGGCACAAAGAATCCAAGGAAACATCCACAACTGCCCAGCCCCCATCTTCAAGCTGCTTACAATACCTAGCGAAGTAGGCCTCCCGACTCGGACTAAGGGGTGAGGGCACTTGGAATTCAGCAGTTAACTATAAAATCAATGTTAGTTAACATTCACATTAAAAGAAAACCAAACACAAATAatacttcttttttttgttgccAGAATGAACATCATGGCTGAAGGCAATAAAAGAGGATATGAAAGCAAATATAAAACAATCATTGGATGTAAAGCACTGCATAAAGAGCTTTGTAGGATCAAATCGATAAAACTAGGAACGACAAAAAAAACCCTAACAACCAAAGCTAAACACaagatcaaatatatataatatgcacaTTACCACTTGTAAGGATCCGTTATAGCTTCCTGCAACTCGAGGTGCAACAACGTCATGGGTAATAGCTCTTGCCACTATTGCAGCAAAAACTGTAGCCCATTGGAACTACCATAGAGGAAGATTAAAGTTAGGTCAactatctatttatagagattatttagttataaaattatgtaaataaataagaatcataCCACATCCATGAGAATTTCAACAAGTTTAAGAGGGTTAATCATAATAAGAGCAGTTTCGCGAGAGGATTCACATTTGAATCCAGTAGGCATTGTCCTATTTGCTTGCGGAAACATCATGTGGTACTCCTCTTCATTTAAGAAACAGGCATTGCTACTAGTGCTAGTGGTCCATAGCGGTGTGCCAATATAAGCCATTTTGATTAGCTCTTCCATTGCTGAAACTGCAATCCCAAGTATTAATTGCTTTTTTACTTGTTCAGGAAGCCCGATACATGGCATGATTATTGGTTGTGCTTCACTTTGTTGCATTATGAATCTTTCAGGGTCAATTGAAGTATTCCCTAATGATAAACCACGTGcctaaacacaaaataaaattacaatatttttcgTTAGCAacgaaaaaaagaaagaaaaaggtcaATCAAGTCATAGTCAATGTGTACCTCTTCTCTCATTCTAGCACTATCATCTAACATTTCTGCTAAACCTGTTGGCCTTCCACAGCTGCTACAATATGAATTCTTGATCATGTCCTTTAACCTCCTGATTTCAAAAGCTAACTCCTCAGATTGAAAATGGAACTGGTCATTCTCAGTCTTCGCTTTTTGGATCTATGAGAGATTACAAGGGtgccaaaaaaaatgaaaatagtaaGATAACTATTACAAGTAGATTTTGACTAAGAATGATTTCTAAGATAAATTTTAGATTTGACAAGGTAAGACAAAATAtgttcattgttgtattttgaaaatgaaaggatgtatatatacatagttTGAAGAAAAGatgcacaaaaataataaagaaaaatgtttcACCTTCATGTGGCTTCGTTTGTTTTGAAACCAAAACTTAATCTGCATAGGGGTTAACCCCAATCTGCTACCCAGTTCACGCCTCTTCTTGTAATCGAGGCGTGGATTGTTCTTGAAGAAACTACAAcccagaaacaaaaacaaagtttAGCCCAAAAGACAATCTTCATATAAATCCTAGCAAGTTTCAGTACTTGGAATTTCaactaaaaagaaagaaaatgaaactaACGCCTCCAGTTCTTGAATCTGATGTTGGCTGTGGCGGTAGTAGCGGCTTTTCTTAGGTTGTCTTTCGTCATCATTGGAGGTATTGCTTTGGCTGACGGCTAGGGTTAAATTCTCTGAGTTTCGTTGTTGGCCGCTCGACATACCAGACTGTAACACCTCCacatttttatatacttttagtataaataaatagtaCCAGAGAAGAGATGGTTTAGATAAAGTACATTAACAATTGACCAATTAAAATAGTaccagaaaaggaaaggaaaagagattTAACAATTGATACAATGTATAAGCAATTGGCCAATTAAAACtggaaaagcaaggaacggatatttaaaaataatgtttcaAAGCAAACCTGGCCAATGATGATCCCAGGAGTGGGTCTCGATCCGGATGTGGCTTCACCATTTCCGCTCTTGATGGTCGGCTGCTGGGTTGACGGAATCTCTGCAGGTGTGGAAGCCATTCCTCACGACTTGATGcctaaaagagaaaataaatgtaACTTTATCTAtgaacatataaatattttctttagaaTAAGAAGAAACAGTTGAACTAGAAACACGATATAGCCATACTTGTATTCCACAGAGAAGCTCTTGAAAAAAGATCAGGGAAGTTGCTGAAATTGACTCTTGCACGAGATGGTGGGAGTTGACTTTGTGTGTGTGGTTGGGGGACAGGAAGTGGGAGAGCGAGGGGGGGAGCAATTAAATATTATCTCGGATCGGGGGAGGAGGGGAGCAATTAAATATTATCTCGGATCGATAAGAAACGGACAATGAGGGTAGATGAGAAGTGAAACATgtaaagaaaatgacaaaatagaAAGCTGGAATAAATAAGATGGGTATAAacttcccaaaaaaaaaaaaagagagagaaaaaaaaactatgtgGGTAGAGATGAGTAGATAATCGTAGAAAGTAAATAAGTTTTTGActgataaaatttgaaaataaaaaattgcatgaagtgaccttttttttttttgaagagtTTCGAGCATTTAGTATAATGGATATATAGAATCTTAATTCCTGCTCGATCAAAAGGAGCAATTAGGCTAATGACACAAACAAAGGTGGCAAAAACAACCTTAtcaacataattttatattttattatatttgaaaagCTTGTAAATGTCATATCttgaatatatttattgattttctcatttttggccATGGTCAAATTCAGCTTTAACATGACAAGGAGGGGAGGATACCATGTTTGTAGCATTAACGAAatgtaaacaataaaaaattaaccacatttacattactgaaaattttcatatttcacTTGCATAAGAATGTATAGGTGATGACACTAGCAATAAACTCAGTTGGACCTAGACAATGTTCCAAAAGGTTAAAGATTAGCGACTTCTCAGTCATTGACCCTAAGAATTGTCGGATGAGTGTCTTAGAAATGCTCTTTAATGCTAAGTTAAAgaagaaatattttcaaaataatagcGTATAAGGGAAAGGATGAAGTCTTTTCATACCTTTTGGTTATAGCCTTTAAATCTATagcctttatatatatgtacatatataatttacaaaGCCTCTGAATTCATTTTAACCctacaaattataatattcaagaaatattaaaagatATGGGGACagttaataatttttcaaaacctatCTCATTATTTAAATGACTTTATTCACAAacttattaactaattatattTGAACTTTTTATATGAACACACTAACGAATAAAGTGAAATTTTTTTCACAAGATTGTAAAAACGTTTATaatctttgaaaattaattgttaattttgtaaaagaaTGTTACTAATTTCAATATGCAATAGAATATAAGAATTTTGTGTTCAAATAGCATTTCCACTTAACAAAAGACCTTAGAAGCCTACAAAGAGGAGCTATATATAGCTTCCATGTAAAAAGTCAAAAGGATGAAGCATGGTATCTCTCTTGGTTCATTTACTATATGTAGTGCTATTAGCACTGACTGTATATATTTGTTGCCTGGACACATATATGAGGTGAAGATAACTAATATATACGTCTCTAACAAATAAACATATGAGAGCAAAGACATGTCCaagattattatatatgtaaaacTATAAGGTCACAGAAAGAAGCAtacatatatttgttttataaagTCCGAAAAAGAAACATGCATATATgctaataataattgataaatatagGATAAAATATCCACTTATTATATATTCCATGCACCTCTTTCCCTTGATGAGCCTCCCATTATTGCATCCTTGATCTTATTCACAGTGTCAATGACTTGGGTGTTGAGGGCAGTAACTTTGccaagatgaagtcttgtagtTGGAGAAGTATCCACTAAGATCTGAAATTGTGCTGTCACCAGAGATCCACAATGAAACTGACCGCATTCAGTATTCCCATCTGGAACTATAGCAAATCCAGATGGAAGAATTTTCACAAGGGTTGAGTCTACACCACTTAGCACCTTGTTTATTGTAACAATGTCCACTGGTGCATAAACAACAAAGCAACCCGTAGGACCAATAATACTCTCTTGAAGTATGAACTTGCTCTTAGTGGTATGACCAGTAGTAGTCTAACataatttgaaacaaaaaaagataTCAGTTTAATGTCtaacatttgaaaattaaatggaaTTTAAAAAACTAGAAGAACTTACAATTACTCGAAATAAGGACACTTGATTCCCAGTTTCACCACCATTAGCAACATATGCCAATTCTTGAATCTTGCTGCCATAAGAGAGCGTATCCCACTGCATTTTTTTTCATAGGCAAAGTTTTTATAAACCAATAAGGAAAAATGAACCCATCACTGAAAAACTATTaggaaataaggaagaaaatggcTACGCACTTTACGGTTTCAAGTACTACCTGAGTCCGAGTGTCTGGGCTACGAAGGAAATCAAACACTATACTGGGACGAATCGGGAGCTTGAATGAAATTGCAGCATTAAGTACAATGCCCAAAGGGCTGCCTAAATGAGCTTCCATACTTCTTATCATAATCCTAACATCATGATCTCCCTTTCCAAATAATGTTGTCCAAGTGTGACCCTTGGAGGCACTCATGCCACCACAAAAGGCTATCACTATCCTCTCAGCTAAGTTCAACATGCTCTTTCTTCCCTCTATGTGCAAGAAGTCATCAAGCTGTCAGTTGTTAgttaatttaaagaattctTATTATGAACTTAAAATAGGGAGAGAATTTTCAATTACCAATGGTTTCAGAACTAGTAGTAGGAAAAGGTGGTGCCATGACACTTGCCATGCGCTCGGATTGCCTATTTAGAATGGAAACCCAAGTTTTCGCACCAAATGCGAGGCCAGAATTGATAAATGCCCTATACATGTTGTGAATGCCTCTATAATCTGCATCAACATGCTCCACCCAAGTAACCTGgaataacatttgaatttgtAGTTAATTAGTGAAATATATT encodes:
- the LOC127791684 gene encoding homeobox-leucine zipper protein ROC2-like translates to MVKPHPDRDPLLGSSLASFFKNNPRLDYKKRRELGSRLGLTPMQIKFWFQNKRSHMKIQKAKTENDQFHFQSEELAFEIRRLKDMIKNSYCSSCGRPTGLAEMLDDSARMREEARGLSLGNTSIDPERFIMQQSEAQPIIMPCIGLPEQVKKQLILGIAVSAMEELIKMAYIGTPLWTTSTSSNACFLNEEEYHMMFPQANRTMPTGFKCESSRETALIMINPLKLVEILMDVFQWATVFAAIVARAITHDVVAPRVAGSYNGSLQVLTAEFQVPSPLSPSREAYFARYCKQLEDGGWAVVDVSLDSLCPLPLVSSRRRPSGCLIHEMPNGYSKVTWVEHVDADDRGVHNMYRAFVNSGLAFGAKSWISILDRQCERLASVMAPPFPTTSSETIEGRKSMLNLAERIVTSFCGSMNASRGHTWTTLFGKGDDDVRIMIRNTEAHSGSPLGVVLNAAISFKLPVHPNIVFDFLRSKDTRTQWDVLSHGGELQELAYVANGGDTGNQVSLFRVITVGDTTKNMFILQESIIGPTGCFVVYARLDVVTINKVLSGVDSTLVEILPSGFAIVPDGNIESGQLGCGSVVTAQFQILVDTSPTTRLYLDSVTTINTFVTATVNKIKDAMGGSSSAAAAWNI